Proteins found in one Saccharomyces kudriavzevii IFO 1802 strain IFO1802 genome assembly, chromosome: 11 genomic segment:
- the FMP46 gene encoding putative redox protein (similar to Saccharomyces cerevisiae FMP46 (YKR049C); ancestral locus Anc_1.231), which yields MSFWKTLQRQPRTISLFTNDIASNTKSQKCLQLLKADVSRRFDVEIANRFPTWDQLQYMRTSCPQGPVSLQRQIPKLDSVLKYKHTDPTFGMDLQKCVQKGLWNAKEALWVDWENKLVGNEPADIDKHIIHGK from the coding sequence ATGTCGTTCTGGAAAACACTACAAAGACAGCCGCGCACCATCTCGTTGTTTACCAACGACATCGCGTCCAACACCAAGTCGCAGAAATGCCTCCAGTTGCTGAAGGCGGATGTGTCTCGCCGGTTCGACGTCGAGATCGCCAACCGTTTCCCCACGTGGGACCAGCTGCAGTACATGAGGACATCGTGCCCACAAGGGCCCGTCTCGCTGCAGAGGCAGATCCCGAAGCTCGATTCAGTGCTCAAGTACAAGCACACAGACCCGACGTTCGGGATGGACCTGCAGAAGTGCGTCCAGAAGGGCCTGTGGAACGCGAAGGAGGCGCTGTGGGTTGACTGGGAGAACAAGCTAGTGGGCAACGAGCCCGCAGACATCGACAAGCACATCATCCACGGCAAGTAG
- the UTH1 gene encoding SUN family protein UTH1 (similar to Saccharomyces cerevisiae NCA3 (YJL116C) and UTH1 (YKR042W); ancestral locus Anc_1.241), which produces MKFSALLALSASTAVLAAPAVHHNDKHHHNDKRAVVTVTQYVNADGAVVIPAATTATAAAGADVKAASVASATTTLSSTAASTSAVSPSSSSSSSSSSSSSVGSGDFEDGTISCSDFPSGQGALSLDWLGLGGWASIMDMDGNTATSCQDGYYCSYACSPGHAKTQWPSEQPSDGRSVGGLYCKNGKLYRSNTNTNSLCEEGQGSAQAVNKASGTIAICGTDYPGSENMVVPTIVDAGSTQPINVIKEDSYYQWQGKKTSAQYYVNNAGVSESDGCIWGTEGSGVGNWAPVVLGAGYTNGITYLSIIPNPNNKEAPNFNIKIEATEGSTINGACSYENGVYTGSGSDGCTVSVTSGSANFIFY; this is translated from the coding sequence atgaaattttctgcCCTATTAGCTTTATCAGCCTCTACCGCCGTCTTGGCCGCTCCAGCAGTTCACCATAACGACAAGCACCACCACAACGACAAACGTGCCGTTGTTACCGTCACCCAGTACGTCAACGCAGATGGCGCAGTTGTTATCCCAGCTGCCACCACCGCTACAGCGGCCGCGGGAGCAGATGTCAAGGCCGCATCCGTCGCTTCTGCCACCACCACTTTGTCCTCCACTGCTGCCAGCACCTCTGCTGTTTCcccttcttcctcttcctcttcctcctcctcctcctcctcttccgTCGGATCTGGCGATTTCGAGGACGGTACTATTTCCTGTTCTGATTTCCCATCTGGTCAAGGTGCGCTCTCCTTAGACTGGTTAGGTCTAGGCGGTTGGGCCTCCATCATGGACATGGACGGTAACACCGCTACCTCCTGCCAAGACGGATACTACTGTTCTTACGCTTGTTCTCCAGGTCATGCCAAAACTCAATGGCCTTCTGAACAACCTTCTGACGGTAGATCTGTTGGTGGGTTATACTGTAAGAACGGCAAGTTGTACCGTTCCAACACAAACACCAACAGCTTGTGTGAAGAAGGTCAAGGTTCTGCCCAAGCGGTCAACAAGGCCTCTGGTACCATTGCTATTTGCGGTACCGATTATCCAGGTTCCGAAAACATGGTCGTACCCACCATTGTTGACGCCGGCTCCACTCAACCAATCAACGTCATCAAGGAGGATTCCTACTACCAATGGCAAGGTAAGAAGACCTCTGCTCAGTACTACGTCAACAACGCTGGTGTTTCTGAGTCAGACGGTTGTATTTGGGGTACTGAGGGTTCCGGTGTCGGTAACTGGGCCCCAGTTGTCTTGGGTGCTGGTTACACTAACGGTATCACTTACTTGTCCATCATTCCAAACCCTAACAACAAGGAAGCTCCaaatttcaacatcaaGATCGAAGCCACTGAAGGTTCCACCATTAACGGTGCTTGTTCTTACGAGAATGGTGTCTACACTGGCTCTGGCTCTGACGGTTGCACCGTTTCAGTCACCTCTGGTTCCGCTAACTTCATCTTTTACTAA
- the SKDI11G2500 gene encoding uncharacterized protein (similar to Saccharomyces cerevisiae YKR041W; ancestral locus Anc_1.243): MSGDDYRTSDDDDDTQKRYTRPVFVSELKRKAYTRRTSQAKDHHPCNRTVKRPQPHREDTQSTTIRLVPATIDRPTRQKKKKKSASTITHGTALFEYGESIAGYRCVTTESEMNRLKQKDESESSSDSEVDIFAFDQVDDADCKLETEERHAQAIRRYWRRTKGEPAVLPLPDTPTLAVASPDIIDEHSVKRFYTMSATLVHAERQDLIRRDRIRWHPDKHRSHKAKVTKLFQVINSLWEQEQERATDLARRRTGV, translated from the coding sequence ATGAGTGGTGACGATTACAGGACTagtgatgacgatgatgacacCCAAAAGAGGTACACAAGGCCGGTATTTGTGAGTGAACTCAAGAGGAAAGCGTACACCAGGAGGACTAGCCAAGCCAAAGACCACCACCCATGTAACAGGACCGTAAAACGGCCGCAACCTCACAGAGAAGACACGCAAAGTACCACCATACGGCTGGTACCGGCAACCATAGACAGACCAACTCgccagaagaagaaaaaaaaaagcgcGAGCACAATCACTCATGGCACCGCGCTCTTCGAGTACGGAGAAAGCATAGCAGGTTACAGGTGCGTTACCACCGAGAGCGAAATGAACCGCTTGAAACAGAAAGATGAAAGCGAAAGCTCTAGTGACAGCGAAGTGGACATTTTCGCCTTTGATCAGGTAGATGACGCTGACTGCAAGCTTGAAACTGAAGAACGGCACGCACAGGCCATCCGACGGTACTGGCGCAGGACGAAGGGCGAGCCTGCCGTGTTGCCACTGCCGGACACGCCAACCCTGGCGGTTGCCAGTCCCGATATTATCGACGAGCATAGCGTAAAACGATTCTACACAATGAGCGCTACCCTGGTGCATGCAGAACGCCAGGACCTTATCCGTCGCGACAGAATACGTTGGCACCCGGACAAACACCGTTCTCACAAGGCAAAAGTCACAAAGTTGTTTCAGGTAATTAACAGCTTGTGGgagcaagaacaagaacGAGCAACAGATCTAGCCCGCCGCCGCACCGGGGTCTAG
- the SKDI11G2540 gene encoding uncharacterized protein (similar to Saccharomyces cerevisiae YKR045C; ancestral locus Anc_1.237), giving the protein MSNSHHTFQGRRNKLSVWVKKIINTTTTTNASVSSSKPRRRTGAGTTAVKHTQLESDGTTISSSLRPMVDRNSLRSGESDEEGTHRVVWDEPPADKFKQQQQQQQDNASVIPLVSFCSSSVKSSTFSDIHSIQSTRPTIFSGRTLETNSSVLAIPPQSILDRSRALPSPNASNTTTRRP; this is encoded by the coding sequence ATGTCGAACAGTCATCACACGTTCCagggaagaagaaataaactCTCAGTGtgggtgaaaaaaatcattaacACTACCACCACAACTAATGCATCCGTCTCGAGCAGCAAACCAAGACGCAGGACTGGGGCTGGTACCACAGCAGTCAAGCACACGCAGCTGGAATCCGACGGAACCACCATCAGTTCGTCGCTGCGACCCATGGTTGATCGAAACTCGTTACGGTCCGGCGAATCCGATGAGGAGGGAACGCATAGGGTAGTATGGGATGAGCCACCAGCAGACAAATTcaagcagcagcagcagcagcagcaagaTAACGCAAGTGTCATACCtttggtttctttttgttcctCCTCCGTGAAGTCGTCTACTTTCTCAGACATCCATTCAATACAGTCTACCAGACCCACCATATTCTCAGGCAGGACCCTCGAGACGAACTCCAGCGTTCTGGCCATCCCGCCACAGAGCATCCTGGACCGCTCAAGGGCTCTCCCGTCGCCGAATGCAAGCAACACTACGACGAGAAGACCATAG
- the UIP5 gene encoding Uip5p (similar to Saccharomyces cerevisiae UIP5 (YKR044W); ancestral locus Anc_1.239), translated as MTRDVRSGKLAISLLILSLFLIFQVVTRIYLNDGNEKDIEIVPLTGRRSHVTRVPNNDASLSIPYLDKINLFWHVGGATQIRNAQSIKLTQDRDQHKHGLVLSNGVGDNTINDFEIVYKFRISNDPATQLVGDGMCFAITPENGFLTQDLKSSYARRQYMMNSHGVMGGNTDLMGFPKNLPGLFLVLDTYRNQGNDHKETPFMDVFLNVAPESDSYDINSDGELSTSLRLNSKGHINLKMDALWNEVTKLRIIYLESISFLKIDIQYAKEGNYWVELFQTTENLYLPKNIHTGQRYIGCGALNGQLTETVELLEVCTSEFHWNDKDESIEDTYDYVKEAELFLEQEFGETLDMEPDEFTKWKMTKAQPNIKAGPRPTETLAPSRPRHKLLRAALAIWHYSEVLLSIIGIYFISVCIRVFRRRFKRIRFRRLRGSHSVGLLPM; from the coding sequence ATGACAAGAGATGTAAGGTCGGGAAAACTGGCCATATCGTTGTTGATCTTatcattgtttttgatattccAAGTAGTGACCAGGATCTACCTCAACGACGGCAATGAGAAGGATATAGAGATTGTGCCTTTAACAGGAAGAAGATCTCATGTAACACGGGTTCCAAATAATGACGCCAGTTTATCCATACCGTATTTGGACAAGATCAACCTGTTTTGGCATGTGGGGGGTGCCACGCAGATTAGAAATGCTCAATCAATCAAGCTAACACAGGATCGAGATCAGCACAAACATGGGCTGGTGCTGTCCAACGGGGTTGGCGACAACACCATTAATGACTTTGAAATCGTCTACAAGTTCAGGATCTCAAACGACCCGGCTACACAACTCGTGGGCGATGGGATGTGCTTTGCCATTACGCCCGAGAATGGGTTTCTCACACAGGATCTGAAGTCGTCATATGCGAGAAGGCAATATATGATGAATTCTCACGGCGTCATGGGAGGTAACACAGACCTGATGGGTTTCCCCAAGAACTTACCTGGGCTGTTTCTTGTCTTGGACACGTATCGAAACCAAGGCAACGACCATAAGGAAACACCCTTCATGGATGTATTTCTAAATGTGGCTCCAGAAAGCGACTCGTACGATATTAACAGTGATGGCGAACTAAGCACGTCGCTGCGACTAAATTCGAAGGGCCACATCAACCTCAAGATGGATGCTCTATGGAACGAAGTCACCAAGCTAAGAATCATATACCTGGAAAGTATTAGTTTTCTGAAGATCGACATCCAGTACGCCAAAGAGGGCAATTACTGGGTCGAGCTGTTCCAAACCACTGAAAACCTGTACTTGCCCAAGAATATACACACGGGACAACGATACATCGGCTGTGGTGCATTAAATGGGCAATTGACCGAAACCGTGGAGCTACTGGAAGTGTGCACAAGCGAATTTCACTGGAACGACAAGGACGAGTCCATCGAGGACACTTACGATTACGTGAAGGAAGCTGAACTATTCTTGGAGCAGGAGTTTGGCGAGACCTTAGACATGGAACCCGATGAGTTTACGAAGTGGAAAATGACCAAAGCGCAACCAAACATCAAAGCTGGTCCACGGCCAACTGAGACACTCGCGCCTAGCCGTCCCCGTCACAAGCTGCTTAGGGCCGCACTGGCCATCTGGCATTATAGCGAAGTTTTGCTATCAATTATCGgcatttattttatttctgTTTGCATAAGAgttttcagaagaagattcaaaagaatcaGATTCAGAAGATTGAGGGGCTCGCATTCCGTGGGGCTATTGCCCATGTAG
- the SHB17 gene encoding sedoheptulose-bisphosphatase (similar to Saccharomyces cerevisiae SHB17 (YKR043C); ancestral locus Anc_1.240) translates to MTALTPRCIIVRHGQTEWSKSGQYTGLTDLPLTPYGEGQMLRTGESVFRNNQFLNPDNITYIFTSPRLRARQTVDLVLKPLSDEQRAKIRVVVDDDLREWEYGDYEGMLTHEIIELRKTRGLDQERPWNIWRDGCENGETSQHIGLRLSRAIARVQNLHRKHQSEGRASDIMVFAHGHALRYFAAIWFGLGVQKKCETIEEIQNVKSYDDDTVPYVKLESYRHLIDNPCFLLDAGGIGVLSYAHHNIEEPALALAGPFVSPPEEESQHGDV, encoded by the coding sequence ATGACTGCGCTAACTCCCAGATGTATCATCGTGAGACATGGTCAGACTGAATGGTCGAAGTCGGGCCAGTATACCGGATTGACAGACCTACCCTTAACGCCTTACGGTGAAGGGCAGATGCTGAGGACCGGTGAGAGTGTTTTCCGCAACAACCAGTTCTTGAACCCGGATAACATCACGTACATCTTCACCTCTCCACGTTTGCGTGCTAGGCAAACTGTGGACTTGGTTTTGAAGCCATTGAGCGACGAGCAAAGGGCCAAGATCCGCGTGGTAGTGGACGACGACTTGAGAGAGTGGGAGTACGGTGACTACGAAGGAATGTTGACCCATGAAATCATCGAATTGAGAAAGACGCGCGGTTTAGACCAGGAGAGACCATGGAATATCTGGAGAGACGGGTGTGAGAACGGTGAGACTAGTCAGCATATTGGGTTGAGATTGTCCCGTGCCATTGCAAGAGTCCAGAACCTGCACCGCAAGCATCAGAGTGAGGGCAGGGCTTCCGACATCATGGTCTTTGCGCATGGCCATGCGTTGCGTTATTTTGCTGCTATCTGGTTTGGACTAGGTgtgcaaaaaaagtgtGAGACTATTGAAGAGATTCAAAACGTCAAATCCTACGATGATGACACGGTTCCATACGTGAAGTTGGAATCTTACAGACATTTGATAGACAATCCATGTTTCTTACTGGATGCCGGTGGAATTGGTGTGTTGTCCTACGCACACCACAACATCGAAGAGCCCGCATTGGCACTGGCAGGGCCATTTGTCTCTCCACCAGAGGAAGAATCCCAACATGGCGATGTGTAA
- the PLN1 gene encoding Pln1p (similar to Saccharomyces cerevisiae PET10 (YKR046C); ancestral locus Anc_1.236) translates to MSESSVPSSKSSVELPQATWSHLQRYPALSKFIKYAESLPPVEKLISFNLVVLGSVNQWVSESSNSPRLVKQVVAAGKEGAFKLDELVNLLVFKEGVDSLLYSWKSHSNAPGFWLVWFFVDYVANISNTLLREFLIKPLHLQGSAASKEIGSSGESNKITDTSSLPHVAELSSTTRSVSHEIQSKVKSNYIDPTRDLAKEKYDAIVKPTTEKLQSVYIDPTKSKLNETYQRFTTVYENNLSKSESVPKAIVSTGLDLGNATIEKLKASRENQANSKPAAVSTN, encoded by the coding sequence ATGTCTGAATCATCCGTGCCATCTTCTAAATCGTCTGTGGAATTGCCACAAGCCACCTGGTCGCATCTGCAAAGATACCCAGCTTTGTCCAAGTTTATCAAATATGCAGAATCTCTACCACCCGTGGAGAAACTGATCTCTTTCAACCTCGTTGTCTTGGGGTCCGTGAACCAGTGGGTTTCCGAGTCGTCCAACTCTCCCCGCCTGGTGAAGCAGGTTGTTGCTGCGGGCAAGGAGGGGGCCTTCAAACTGGATGAGCTAGTCAACCTCTTGGTGTTCAAAGAGGGTGTCGACAGCTTGTTGTACAGCTGGAAGTCCCACTCCAACGCCCCGGGCTTCTGGCTAGTGTGGTTCTTTGTCGACTACGTTGCCAACATTTCCAACACCTTGTTGAGGGAGTTCTTGATCAAGCCATTGCACTTGCAGGGCTCTGCCGCATCGAAGGAGATTGGCTCCTCCGGCGAGAGCAACAAGATCACTGACACGTCGTCTTTGCCCCACGTGGCAGAGTTGTCTTCTACTACCAGGAGCGTCTCGCACGAGATCCAGTCCAAGGTCAAGTCTAACTATATCGACCCAACCAGGGACCTGGCAAAGGAGAAGTATGACGCTATTGTGAAGCCCACCACGGAGAAGCTGCAGTCCGTGTACATCGACCCGACCAAGTCGAAGTTGAACGAAACCTACCAGCGCTTCACCACCGTGTACGAGAATAACTTGAGCAAGTCCGAAAGTGTTCCCAAGGCCATCGTGTCCACCGGGTTGGACTTGGGCAATGCCACCATAGAGAAGCTCAAGGCCTCAAGAGAGAACCAAGCCAATTCTAAGCCAGCGGCTGTATCGACCAATTAG
- the TRK2 gene encoding Trk2p (similar to Saccharomyces cerevisiae TRK1 (YJL129C) and TRK2 (YKR050W); ancestral locus Anc_1.224), giving the protein MSTASRMQSRASLALPFQLRLVHKKSWGHRLRDFISDFLKACRPVAKYVFPNFIVVHYIYLIALSIAGSILLYPCKNTPYIDVLFLAAGASTQGGLATKSTNDFNLYQQIVVYVITLLSTPIIIHGFLAFVRLYWFERYFDNIRDFSRQNFKLRRTMTLQQRERSLGGGNAARTRSFKDNLFRGKFVSREGGPQRSATDMPMDSPDTSLASSSVSPLNVLSSKDGSTDTQSSPTHFSRKRQLSDVDPADIYKSIMMLQGQHERRSLGSAASSTSEANGPAFMVQERHERVAPRHSDSPVSHKPAQTKSFQKLPRLQRDEGDDCYADDAAPCSHMDTKKKSMSTTHDHNTPIDSPVPEPVRSSQETEDGDVLAPKAPKAPSSSVDEEMSYSPEESLNLQFPAHPPKPARRGGETQHPFTRTMSTNYLSWEPTFGRNSVFIGLTKQQKEELGGVEYRALRLLCNILLIYYIGFNILAFVVMVPWICTRRHYEEIVRQNGVSPAWWGFFTAMSSFSDLGLALTADSMVSFNTAAYPLIFMMFFIIIGNTGFPIMLRFIIWIMFKTSRDLSQFKESLGFLLDHPRRCFTLLFPSAPTWWLFLTLIVLNATDWILFIILDFNSAVVKQVAKGYRALMGLFQSVCTRTAGFNVVDLSKLHPSIQVSYMLMMYVSVLPLAISIRRTNVYEEQSLGLYDNGQNGSDATDENGAMDDDRGDESDQSDTASAKSKPKHRSPKSFVGAHLRRQLSFDMWFMFLGLFIICICESKRIEDVSEPEFNVFAILFEIVSAYGTVGLSLGYPNTSTSLSAQFTVLSKLVIIAMLIRGRNRGLPYTLDRAIMLPSDKLEQVDHLQDMKAKGKLLARIDEDPMTSYVKKRSHKLKKVATKFWRR; this is encoded by the coding sequence ATGTCAACAGCCAGCAGGATGCAATCGCGGGCATCCCTGGCGCTGCCCTTCCAGTTGCGGCTGGTGCACAAGAAGTCGTGGGGCCATCGGCTGAGAGACTTCATCTCCGACTTTCTAAAGGCATGCAGACCCGTTGCGAAGTACGTTTTCCCCAACTTCATCGTGGTCCACTACATCTACCTGATCGCACTGTCCATCGCAGGCTCCATCCTGTTGTATCCGTGCAAGAACACGCCGTACATCGACGTGCTGTTTTTGGCTGCCGGAGCTTCGACGCAGGGCGGGCTGGCCACCAAGAGCACCAACGACTTCAACCTGTACCAGCAAATAGTGGTGTATGTCATCACGCTGCTGTCCACCCCGATAATCATTCATGGGTTCCTGGCCTTTGTGCGGTTGTATTGGTTCGAAAGGTACTTCGACAATATTAGGGACTTCTCCAGGCAGAACTTCAAACTGAGAAGGACCATGACGCTACAACAGAGAGAACGTTCTCTCGGGGGTGGCAATGCCGCTCGAACCAGAAGTTTCAAAGACAACCTGTTCCGTGGAAAATTTGTCTCCAGAGAGGGAGGCCCGCAGCGATCCGCCACGGATATGCCCATGGACTCTCCTGACACGTCGTTGGCATCGTCTTCCGTCTCGCCGTTAAATGTTTTGTCCTCCAAGGACGGCTCCACCGACACTCAGAGCTCGCCCACCCACTTCTCACGTAAACGCCAGCTCTCAGACGTTGACCCGGCAGATATCTACAAATCAATAATGATGCTGCAAGGACAACACGAAAGGCGCAGTCTGGGCTCCGCCGCCTCTTCCACCAGCGAAGCCAATGGGCCTGCTTTCATGGTCCAGGAGCGGCACGAAAGAGTAGCACCACGTCATTCCGATTCGCCTGTTTCTCACAAACCGGCACAGACCAAAAGCTTCCAAAAACTGCCACGCTTACAGAGAGATGAAGGCGACGACTGCTACGCCGATGATGCTGCTCCTTGTAGCCATATGGacaccaagaaaaaaagcatgtCCACGACGCACGATCACAACACTCCAATAGACTCCCCCGTGCCAGAGCCTGTAAGGTCAAGCCAGGAAACCGAAGATGGAGATGTTTTGGCACCGAAGGCGCCAAAGGCGCCTTCGTCGTCTGTAGATGAGGAGATGAGCTATTCGCCCGAGGAATCCTTGAACTTGCAGTTCCCAGCGCACCCACCCAAGCCAGCTCGCCGTGGCGGTGAAACGCAACACCCTTTTACTAGAACAATGAGCACTAATTACCTTTCGTGGGAACCCACTTTTGGCAGGAACTCTGTCTTTATCGGGCTCACCAAGCAGCAAAAGGAGGAGCTGGGCGGCGTCGAGTATCGTGCTCTGAGACTGCTGTGTAACATCCTCCTCATATACTATATCGGCTTCAATATCTTGGCATTCGTGGTCATGGTGCCGTGGATCTGTACCAGACGCCATTACGAAGAGATTGTCAGACAAAACGGAGTTTCTCCCGCTTGGTGGGGGTTTTTCACCGCAATGAGTTCATTCTCAGATCTAGGTCTTGCCTTGACCGCCGATTCCATGGTCTCCTTCAATACTGCAGCCTATCCCTTGATTTTCATGAtgttcttcatcatcatcggcAACACAGGCTTCCCAATCATGCTAAGATTTATCATTTGGATAATGTTCAAAACGTCGAGGGACTTATCTCAGTTCAAGGAAAGCCTGGGGTTTCTTTTGGACCATCCGCGCAGATGCTTTACATTGCTATTCCCCAGCGCCCCCACATGGTGGTTGTTTTTGACTTTGATCGTTTTGAATGCTACTGATTGGATCCTTTTCATAATCCTGGATTTCAATTCCGCCGTAGTCAAGCAAGTTGCCAAGGGTTACAGAGCTCTCATGGGTCTCTTCCAATCTGTATGCACAAGGACCGCTGGGTTCAACGTTGTCGACTTGAGCAAACTACATCCATCTATTCAAGTGTCGTACATGCTAATGATGTACGTCTCGGTTCTACCTCTGGCAATTTCCATCAGAAGAACAAATGTTTACGAAGAACAATCATTGGGACTATACGACAATGGACAAAATGGCAGTGATGCTACCGATGAAAACGGTGCGATGGACGACGACCGTGGCGATGAAAGCGACCAGAGTGACACCGCATCGGCGAAGTCAAAACCGAAGCACCGTTCACCCAAATCATTTGTTGGCGCCCATCTAAGAAGACAGCTGTCATTCGATATGTGGTTCATGTTCCTCGGATTGTTcattatatgtatatgtgAAAGCAAAAGAATCGAAGATGTCAGTGAACCTGAATTCAATGTCTTCGCTATATTGTTCGAAATTGTTAGCGCTTATGGTACAGTTGGGTTATCGTTGGGCTACCCAAATACCAGTACGTCGCTGTCTGCACAATTCACTGTGTTATCAAAGCTAGTCATAATTGCCATGCTAATAAGAGGAAGGAACAGAGGTCTGCCATACACTTTAGATCGTGCCATCATGTTGCCAAGTGATAAATTGGAACAGGTTGATCATTTGCAAGATATGAAGGCTAAGGGGAAGTTATTGGCCAGAATTGACGAAGATCCAATGACTTCCTACGTCAAAAAGAGGTCTcataaattgaaaaaggtagcaacaaaattttggagACGTTAA
- the NAP1 gene encoding histone chaperone NAP1 (similar to Saccharomyces cerevisiae NAP1 (YKR048C); ancestral locus Anc_1.235) produces MSDPIKTKPKSSMQIDNAPTPHNTPASVLNPSYLKNGNPVRAQAQEQDDKIGTINEEDILANQPLLLQSIQDRLGSLVGQDSGYVGALPKNVKEKLLILKTLQSELFEVEKEFQVEMFELENKFLQKYKPIWEHRSRIIAGEEQPTPELIAKGREIVESLNETELLVDGEEDAGEEQAKGIPSFWLTALENLPIVCDTITDRDAEVLEHLLDIGLEYLTDGRPGFRLLFGFDSSANPFFTDETLCKTYYYQKELGYSGDFIYDHAEGCEINWKDNAHNVTVDLEMRKQRNKTTKQVRTIEKITPVESFFNFFDPPKIQSEDQDEDLEEDLEERLALDYSIGEQLKDKLVPRAVDWFTGAALEFEFEEDEEEVDDDDDADEDDDVEDDDGEDEDGGSPEEQDDFAEKPEQAPECKQS; encoded by the coding sequence ATGTCAGACCCTATCAAAACGAAACCCAAGTCGTCGATGCAGATCGACAACGCCCCCACGCCCCATAACACGCCAGCATCGGTGCTAAATCCGAGCTATTTGAAGAACGGGAACCCGGTGAGGGCCCAGGCGCAAGAGCAGGACGACAAGATCGGCACCATCAACGAGGAGGACATCCTGGCCAACCAGCCCCTGCTGTTGCAGTCCATCCAGGACAGGCTGGGCTCGCTGGTGGGCCAGGACAGCGGGTATGTGGGGGCCCTGCCCAAGAACGTCAAGGAAAAGCTGCTCATTCTGAAGACGCTGCAGAGCGAGCTGTTTGAGGTGGAGAAGGAGTTCCAGGTCGAGATGTTTGAGCTGGAGAACAAGTTTCTGCAGAAGTACAAGCCCATTTGGGAGCACCGGTCCAGGATCATCGCGGGAGAGGAACAGCCCACGCCTGAGCTCATCGCCAAGGGCCGGGAGATCGTCGAGTCGTTGAACGAGACGGAGCTGCTGGTAGACGGGGAAGAGGACGCTGGAGAGGAGCAAGCCAAGGGGATCCCCTCATTCTGGCTGACCGCGTTGGAAAACTTGCCCATCGTGTGCGACACGATCACGGACCGCGATGCGGAGGTCCTGGAACACCTCCTGGACATTGGTTTGGAGTATTTGACCGATGGCAGACCGGGCTTCAGGCTGCTGTTCGGATTCGACTCTTCCGCCAACCCGTTCTTCACCGACGAGACCTTGTGCAAGACCTACTACTACCAGAAGGAGCTGGGCTATTCCGGTGACTTTATCTACGACCACGCGGAGGGCTGCGAGATCAACTGGAAGGACAACGCCCACAACGTGACCGTGGACCTGGAGATGCGCAAGCAGAGGAACAAGACCACCAAGCAGGTGAGGACCATCGAGAAGATCACCCCCGTGGAGtccttcttcaacttcttcgACCCGCCCAAGATCCAAAGCGAGGACCAGGACGAGGACCTGGAAGAGGACCTCGAAGAGCGTCTGGCCCTGGACTACTCCATTGGCGAGCAACTCAAGGACAAGCTGGTCCCCAGAGCTGTGGACTGGTTTACGGGCGCCGCCTTGGAGTTCGAATtcgaagaagacgaagaagaggtagacgacgacgacgacgcCGACGAAGACGACGATGTGGAAGACGACGATGGGGAAGACGAAGACGGCGGATCGCCTGAAGAGCAGGACGACTTTGCAGAAAAGCCGGAACAAGCCCCAGAATGCAAGCAATCGTGA